Proteins encoded together in one Pelagicoccus enzymogenes window:
- a CDS encoding methylmalonyl-CoA mutase family protein, which yields MSTETNEDLLKDFKQATYEEWRAAAEALLKGAPFEKRMLTKTPEGIVLQPIYRQEDVAERVTSTEAPGEGNFARGANPSGYLGSPWEIAQEQPYGDPQVFNEALLKDLNAGQSAVNALLDSASQLGLDPDQATDAQVGECGLSLSTLDDLKVALNGVKAGYLPVYFQSGCAGLSTQALFNAWLKEQGLDTAQVKGGLNMDPYGVLAARGKLPASLDALLDELALLVRHNAQNAPDFSAAGISGIPYHGAGASATEELASVLSTGVAYLRAMDARGISVDEAAGQLRFTLSIGGNFFMEIAKFKVARMLWARVVKELGGGPEACRMKIHARTGMANKTQLDPYVNMLRTTTEAFSAVVGGASSICVGCFDETVRLPDDFSRRLARNLQVILQEECELTHVIDPAGGSWYIDSLTDELAKKAWAAFQNLEKEGGIVASLKSGKWQETLAATRASRESMLGQRRASLIGTNQYPNLEEKPLEARVVTNPAFKDKARNAAKSRRQENDCAAVRKAYEDTPEGEKIVFLIDAIAKGATVGCVTKLFRSDAVEEILDTPLPSWRLAQRYEALRAAAAKYKEKTGTAPQIFLANLGPLKKHKIRADFTRSFFAAGGFECIYGSGIEDVDTGVKDFIRSGARIAVMCGTDPDYVEKVPELASALKKAAPDMTLLLAGFPGDNLATFKEAGLDDYIFVKSNNYEVNKAHLEWLGVL from the coding sequence ATGAGCACAGAAACGAACGAAGATCTTCTAAAAGATTTTAAACAAGCAACTTACGAAGAGTGGCGAGCGGCAGCGGAAGCGTTGCTCAAGGGCGCTCCCTTCGAGAAGCGTATGCTTACGAAAACTCCGGAGGGGATCGTGTTGCAGCCGATCTATCGCCAGGAGGATGTCGCAGAGCGAGTGACTTCCACGGAAGCGCCGGGGGAGGGCAATTTCGCTCGTGGGGCGAATCCTAGCGGTTACCTCGGCAGTCCTTGGGAGATCGCCCAGGAGCAGCCTTATGGGGATCCACAGGTTTTCAACGAGGCGCTCTTGAAGGATTTGAACGCGGGACAGAGCGCGGTGAACGCGCTGCTGGACTCTGCTTCGCAGTTGGGCTTGGATCCTGACCAGGCGACGGACGCGCAAGTGGGCGAATGTGGTCTCTCCCTGTCGACCTTGGACGATCTGAAGGTGGCTCTCAATGGCGTGAAGGCAGGCTACCTTCCGGTGTATTTCCAATCTGGATGCGCGGGACTTAGCACGCAGGCCCTTTTCAACGCTTGGTTGAAGGAACAGGGATTGGATACGGCGCAGGTGAAGGGGGGCCTCAACATGGACCCTTACGGAGTCTTGGCTGCTCGCGGAAAGTTGCCTGCTTCCTTGGATGCCTTGTTGGATGAGTTGGCTTTGCTGGTGAGGCATAATGCCCAAAATGCTCCCGACTTCTCCGCAGCCGGTATCAGCGGCATCCCTTATCACGGCGCTGGAGCTAGCGCTACGGAAGAACTGGCCAGCGTACTCTCCACAGGAGTCGCTTATCTGAGGGCTATGGATGCGCGTGGCATTTCTGTAGACGAGGCGGCGGGTCAGTTGCGTTTCACCTTGTCGATTGGCGGTAATTTCTTCATGGAGATCGCTAAGTTCAAGGTTGCTCGCATGCTGTGGGCTCGAGTCGTCAAAGAACTGGGAGGGGGGCCAGAAGCGTGCCGTATGAAGATCCATGCTCGCACTGGCATGGCGAACAAGACCCAGCTCGATCCTTACGTGAACATGTTGCGAACCACGACGGAGGCCTTTTCGGCAGTGGTAGGTGGAGCTTCGAGCATATGCGTGGGCTGTTTCGACGAGACGGTGCGTTTGCCGGACGACTTCTCTCGTCGCCTTGCGCGCAACTTGCAGGTGATTTTGCAGGAAGAGTGCGAACTCACACATGTGATCGATCCTGCGGGTGGCTCTTGGTACATCGACTCTCTCACCGACGAGCTAGCCAAAAAAGCCTGGGCGGCATTCCAAAACTTGGAAAAGGAGGGCGGAATAGTGGCCTCCCTCAAGTCAGGAAAATGGCAGGAGACGCTCGCCGCCACGCGAGCCTCCCGCGAAAGCATGTTAGGACAACGTCGTGCTAGCCTGATCGGAACCAACCAGTATCCAAATCTCGAAGAAAAGCCCCTGGAGGCTCGGGTTGTCACGAATCCAGCTTTTAAGGACAAGGCCCGCAACGCGGCCAAGTCGCGTCGCCAGGAGAACGACTGCGCCGCAGTTCGTAAGGCTTATGAGGATACGCCGGAAGGTGAGAAGATTGTCTTCTTGATCGATGCGATCGCTAAGGGAGCGACCGTTGGATGCGTTACCAAGCTCTTCCGTTCCGATGCTGTTGAAGAGATTTTGGATACGCCGCTACCGAGCTGGCGCCTTGCTCAGCGCTACGAAGCGTTGCGGGCAGCAGCGGCTAAGTACAAGGAAAAGACAGGTACGGCTCCACAAATTTTTCTCGCGAATCTAGGGCCGTTGAAGAAACACAAGATACGGGCCGACTTCACCCGCTCCTTTTTTGCGGCAGGTGGATTCGAATGTATCTACGGATCTGGTATCGAAGACGTCGATACAGGAGTTAAGGACTTTATCAGGTCAGGCGCCCGAATTGCCGTCATGTGCGGTACGGATCCGGACTATGTCGAAAAGGTACCTGAGCTAGCATCGGCTCTTAAGAAAGCGGCACCCGATATGACGCTGCTCTTAGCGGGCTTTCCCGGAGACAATCTGGCGACGTTCAAGGAAGCAGGTTTAGACGACTACATTTTCGTGAAGTCGAACAACTACGAAGTGAATAAAGCCCATCTCGAATGGCTTGGTGTTCTGTAA
- the meaB gene encoding methylmalonyl Co-A mutase-associated GTPase MeaB, which produces MSEQGKTRAPEWHPSDADKTKFAGEVMAGKVESSPAIKVVRKPRRAPLDVEQLSEGILAGNRTALARGITCVESEAPRHQEIARELLRRCLPHSGDSIRIGITGIPGAGKSQFLECIGKLLCEADKRIAVLAVDPSSSVTGGSILGDKTRMEKLCRDERAFIRPSPAGKTLGGVAAKTRESIILCEAAGYKVIFVETVGVGQSEIAVRSMVDFFLLLQLAGAGDELQGIKKGVIEMADAIVVNKSDGDNVGRTKVARGEYARVLHHLHPFTEGWEPKAVCCSGLEGTGVWDVWEMVQAFCEKLKVENRFESIRAKQNAKWFRTLLEQRVLDSFYRRQAVDETFAELERSVSEGRIPVIEAVEKVLG; this is translated from the coding sequence ATGAGCGAGCAGGGCAAGACCCGTGCGCCAGAGTGGCATCCAAGCGACGCCGACAAGACCAAATTTGCGGGTGAGGTGATGGCCGGTAAGGTCGAATCCTCGCCCGCGATCAAGGTCGTGCGCAAGCCGCGGAGAGCTCCACTCGACGTGGAGCAGCTCTCAGAAGGCATTCTGGCGGGCAACCGAACAGCTTTGGCCCGCGGTATCACTTGCGTAGAGAGCGAGGCGCCGCGGCATCAAGAGATCGCTCGCGAGCTGTTGCGTCGTTGTTTGCCTCACTCTGGAGATTCGATTCGGATCGGCATCACCGGAATTCCGGGAGCAGGCAAAAGCCAGTTTTTGGAATGTATCGGCAAGTTGCTCTGCGAAGCGGACAAGCGAATTGCGGTACTTGCTGTGGACCCTAGCAGTTCAGTGACGGGTGGTAGCATTCTGGGCGACAAGACGCGCATGGAAAAGCTTTGCCGGGACGAACGGGCGTTCATTCGCCCGTCACCTGCCGGAAAAACGCTAGGTGGCGTGGCAGCGAAAACGCGCGAGTCGATCATCTTGTGTGAAGCCGCTGGATACAAGGTGATCTTCGTGGAGACGGTAGGTGTTGGCCAAAGCGAGATTGCGGTGCGTTCCATGGTGGATTTCTTTCTCTTGCTGCAATTGGCAGGAGCGGGCGACGAGCTGCAAGGGATCAAGAAGGGCGTGATCGAGATGGCGGACGCCATCGTGGTCAACAAGTCCGACGGAGATAATGTGGGCCGCACCAAAGTCGCTCGCGGCGAATATGCGCGGGTGCTTCATCACCTGCATCCCTTTACCGAAGGCTGGGAGCCCAAGGCGGTTTGCTGTTCAGGACTGGAAGGAACCGGCGTCTGGGACGTTTGGGAAATGGTGCAGGCCTTTTGCGAAAAGCTGAAAGTCGAGAACCGTTTTGAGTCCATTCGGGCCAAGCAAAATGCGAAGTGGTTTCGCACCTTGCTGGAGCAGCGTGTGTTGGACTCGTTCTACCGGAGACAAGCGGTTGACGAAACCTTTGCAGAGCTGGAACGTAGTGTATCCGAAGGTAGGATACCGGTGATCGAAGCGGTGGAGAAGGTGTTGGGGTAG
- the hemH gene encoding ferrochelatase, with translation MSENAVLLVNLGSPDSTSTADVRRYLKEFLSDDRVLDTWKPLQQFVLNCFILPTRPKRSAEAYQKVWTEEGSPLIVTSKNLQKLLQEKIEPTVELAMRYGSPSIPEAIDRMKANGVKNVFLVPLYPHYAMSSYETVVVKVMEEVAAKAPEMKVTTQQPFYNDPAYIEALYKSAKPYLEDEYDHLLFSYHGIPERHLNKADSSKAHCNVVKDCCTTCSPAHSTCYKHQCVKTTELFVKRAGIPEGKWSISFQSRLGREPWLTPYTDHVLEELPEKGKKKLVVMTPAFVSDCLETLEEIAMEGKEEFLEAGGEKFTAVPCMNEHPAWIQFMADKSLEWLNQ, from the coding sequence ATGAGCGAAAACGCAGTACTTCTCGTAAATCTTGGATCGCCAGACTCGACATCCACCGCGGATGTTCGCCGCTACCTCAAGGAATTCCTCTCCGACGACCGCGTTCTCGACACCTGGAAACCGCTTCAACAGTTCGTCTTGAACTGCTTCATCCTCCCGACCCGTCCCAAACGATCGGCTGAAGCCTACCAGAAAGTTTGGACCGAGGAAGGCTCGCCGCTGATCGTGACCAGCAAGAACTTACAAAAGCTTCTGCAAGAGAAGATCGAGCCCACCGTCGAGCTCGCCATGCGCTACGGAAGCCCCTCCATTCCCGAGGCCATCGATCGCATGAAAGCCAACGGAGTGAAAAACGTTTTCCTCGTTCCCCTGTATCCGCACTACGCCATGTCCAGCTACGAGACTGTCGTCGTCAAGGTCATGGAAGAGGTCGCCGCTAAGGCTCCGGAGATGAAAGTGACCACTCAGCAACCTTTCTACAACGACCCTGCCTATATCGAAGCCCTCTACAAAAGCGCGAAACCGTATCTAGAGGACGAATACGACCATTTGCTGTTCTCTTACCATGGCATTCCCGAGCGGCACCTCAACAAAGCCGACTCCTCAAAAGCGCATTGCAACGTCGTCAAGGACTGCTGTACCACCTGCAGCCCAGCGCACAGCACCTGCTACAAGCACCAGTGCGTCAAAACCACCGAGCTCTTCGTAAAGCGAGCCGGCATTCCTGAAGGGAAATGGTCCATATCCTTCCAGTCCCGTCTCGGCCGCGAGCCCTGGCTCACTCCCTATACCGACCACGTCTTGGAGGAACTTCCCGAGAAGGGCAAAAAGAAGCTTGTCGTCATGACTCCTGCCTTCGTCTCCGATTGCCTGGAAACGCTCGAAGAAATCGCCATGGAAGGAAAAGAGGAATTCCTCGAAGCCGGAGGCGAGAAATTTACCGCTGTTCCCTGCATGAACGAGCACCCCGCTTGGATACAGTTCATGGCCGACAAGTCCCTGGAATGGCTAAATCAGTAG
- a CDS encoding IS481 family transposase translates to MPWMETDKITQRRDFVFLASKPGANKRELIRRFGISPPTAYKWLERYRKEGLPGLEDRSRRPAGQPNKSCPEVERKVLELRRKHDCWGARKLRRLLQNAGEKELPSATTVHNIIRRAGLLGQGSRPCVAPRSFERSQPNELWQMDFKGHFEMAGSKRCHPLTACDDHSRFNLILKACEDERTSTVQECLLSCFGKYGLPWAILCDNGSPWGRGFGAASELEAWLLRLGVETIHGRPLHPQTQGKEERFHQTLKHELLGRTTLWRDLEHCDREFARFRETYNHVRPHRSLDLDCPADRYRASERALPATIPHCLSFYGEAEQVRKVKSKGDLMFKGRSFFIGRAFIGESVAINQFDDLRWEVFYCWKSLGMIDLSRATKPRNNYNALLAPPGRLGVQGEQEAHLKSVNHVP, encoded by the coding sequence ATGCCGTGGATGGAGACCGATAAGATAACCCAAAGAAGAGATTTCGTCTTCCTGGCATCGAAGCCTGGAGCGAACAAACGCGAGCTGATCCGCCGTTTCGGCATAAGCCCGCCGACTGCCTACAAGTGGCTGGAGCGCTACCGCAAGGAAGGCTTGCCTGGTCTGGAGGACCGCTCGCGTCGGCCGGCGGGGCAGCCCAACAAGAGCTGCCCCGAGGTGGAGAGGAAGGTCTTGGAGCTTCGCCGCAAGCACGACTGCTGGGGAGCGCGCAAGCTGCGCCGCCTGCTGCAAAACGCCGGGGAAAAGGAGCTTCCCTCGGCGACCACCGTGCACAACATCATCCGCCGCGCCGGCTTGCTCGGCCAAGGCTCTCGCCCGTGCGTGGCGCCCAGGAGCTTCGAGCGTTCGCAGCCCAACGAGCTTTGGCAGATGGACTTCAAGGGGCACTTCGAGATGGCCGGGTCGAAGCGCTGCCACCCGCTCACCGCCTGCGACGACCACTCCCGCTTCAACCTCATCCTCAAGGCCTGCGAGGACGAGAGGACCTCCACGGTGCAGGAATGCCTGCTGTCATGCTTCGGCAAGTACGGGCTGCCTTGGGCCATCCTCTGCGACAACGGTTCGCCCTGGGGGCGGGGGTTCGGGGCGGCCAGCGAGCTGGAGGCCTGGCTGCTGCGCCTGGGGGTGGAGACGATCCACGGCCGCCCCCTGCACCCCCAGACGCAAGGCAAGGAGGAACGCTTCCACCAGACCCTCAAGCACGAGCTGCTGGGCAGGACCACGCTGTGGCGCGACCTCGAGCATTGCGACCGGGAGTTCGCCCGGTTTCGCGAGACCTACAACCACGTCCGCCCGCACCGCTCGCTCGATCTCGACTGCCCCGCCGACCGCTACCGCGCCTCGGAGCGAGCCTTGCCCGCGACCATACCCCACTGCCTGAGCTTCTACGGCGAGGCCGAGCAGGTGCGCAAGGTGAAGAGCAAAGGCGACCTGATGTTCAAGGGACGCAGCTTCTTCATCGGAAGGGCCTTCATCGGGGAAAGCGTGGCGATAAACCAGTTCGACGATCTTCGCTGGGAAGTTTTCTACTGCTGGAAAAGCTTGGGGATGATCGACCTGAGCCGCGCGACCAAGCCTAGAAACAACTACAACGCGCTTCTTGCTCCCCCTGGACGCCTAGGCGTCCAGGGGGAGCAAGAAGCCCACCTGAAAAGCGTTAACCATGTACCTTAA
- the scpA gene encoding methylmalonyl-CoA mutase, with product MKTVDFSTLAYEANETDAQGSNWKAAFKAESGKTPHETSHETMERIPVKPLYTKVDCEGMTHLGFTAGLAPFLRGPYATMYVFRPWTVRQYAGFSTAEESNAFYRRNIAAGQQGLSVAFDLATHRGYDSDHPRVSGDVGKAGVAIDSVEDMKILFDKIPLDQVSVSMTMNGAVIPVLAFYIAAALEQGCTLDQLSGTIQNDILKEFMVRNTYIYPPAPSMKIIGDIFEFTSKNMPRFNSISISGYHMQEAGATADLEMGYTLADGLEYLRKGVDAGLDIDSFAPRLSFFWAIGKNFFMEVAKMRAARLLWAKLVKQFNPKNPKSLALRTHSQTSGWSLTEQDPFNNVARTAIEALAAACGHTQSLHTNALDEAIALPTDFSARIARNTQLFLQEETGICNVIDPWGGSYYVESLTKDLMEKAWAHIEEIESLGGMTKAIEEGIPKLRIEEAAARRQARIDSGAETIVGLNKFRLEKEDPLEILDIDNSAVRDSQIKRLEALRANRDAAKCKAALDALAACAAGGEGNLLGLAVEAAQARASLGEISDAMEATFGRYKAQIRSISGVYSKEFGKGNSMDEVKQLVEKFEKLEGRRPRIMVAKLGQDGHDRGAKVVSTAYADLGFDVDIGPLFQTPEEAARQAVENDVHVLAMSSLAAGHKTLLPMLVKALKAHGREDILVVCGGVIPAQDYDYLYENGASAIFGPGTIIPESAKKILEALVETFEEAV from the coding sequence ATGAAAACAGTAGATTTCTCTACGCTTGCTTACGAGGCGAACGAGACCGACGCGCAGGGCTCGAATTGGAAAGCGGCTTTCAAGGCGGAAAGCGGCAAGACTCCACACGAAACGTCTCACGAGACCATGGAGCGGATTCCGGTAAAGCCGCTCTACACGAAAGTGGATTGCGAGGGTATGACGCATCTCGGCTTCACGGCCGGTTTGGCTCCTTTCTTACGTGGGCCCTACGCGACGATGTACGTCTTCCGTCCGTGGACGGTGCGTCAGTACGCGGGATTTTCAACGGCGGAAGAGTCGAATGCGTTCTACCGCCGCAACATTGCTGCAGGGCAGCAAGGCCTCTCCGTGGCGTTCGACCTGGCGACGCACCGCGGCTACGACAGCGACCACCCGCGAGTTTCTGGTGACGTGGGCAAGGCCGGTGTTGCGATCGACTCGGTAGAGGACATGAAGATCCTTTTCGACAAGATCCCATTGGACCAAGTTTCCGTATCCATGACGATGAACGGGGCGGTAATTCCGGTTCTCGCCTTCTATATCGCAGCGGCGTTGGAGCAAGGTTGCACCTTAGATCAACTGAGCGGAACGATCCAAAACGACATCTTGAAGGAGTTCATGGTACGGAACACCTATATTTATCCGCCTGCTCCCAGCATGAAAATCATCGGCGACATCTTCGAGTTTACTTCGAAGAACATGCCACGCTTCAATTCGATCTCTATCTCCGGTTACCACATGCAAGAAGCGGGAGCCACCGCAGACTTGGAAATGGGCTATACGCTGGCGGACGGACTTGAGTACTTGCGCAAGGGGGTAGACGCGGGGCTCGACATCGACAGCTTCGCTCCACGGCTCTCCTTCTTCTGGGCGATCGGTAAGAACTTCTTCATGGAAGTCGCCAAGATGCGAGCAGCTCGCCTGCTCTGGGCCAAGCTGGTCAAGCAGTTCAACCCGAAGAACCCGAAGTCGCTTGCCTTGCGTACGCACTCGCAGACTTCCGGTTGGTCGCTGACCGAGCAAGACCCCTTCAACAACGTTGCTCGCACGGCGATCGAAGCTTTGGCAGCAGCTTGCGGACATACCCAAAGTTTGCATACAAACGCCTTGGACGAGGCCATTGCGCTGCCGACGGATTTCTCCGCTCGTATCGCTCGCAATACCCAGCTTTTCCTGCAGGAGGAGACCGGCATCTGTAATGTGATCGACCCTTGGGGCGGCAGCTACTACGTGGAGTCCTTGACCAAAGATTTGATGGAGAAAGCATGGGCTCACATCGAGGAGATCGAGTCGCTCGGCGGCATGACGAAGGCGATCGAGGAGGGCATTCCCAAGCTTCGTATCGAAGAGGCGGCAGCTCGTCGCCAAGCGCGCATCGACAGCGGCGCGGAGACGATCGTGGGACTCAACAAGTTCCGCTTGGAAAAGGAAGATCCGCTAGAGATTCTCGATATCGACAACTCCGCGGTACGCGATTCGCAGATCAAGCGTCTCGAGGCGCTGCGAGCGAACCGTGATGCGGCAAAGTGCAAGGCAGCGCTCGATGCCTTGGCCGCCTGCGCGGCGGGAGGCGAAGGCAACCTGCTTGGGCTCGCGGTGGAAGCGGCGCAAGCTCGTGCATCTCTCGGCGAAATCTCGGATGCGATGGAGGCGACCTTTGGCCGTTACAAGGCCCAGATTCGCTCCATTTCAGGCGTCTACTCGAAGGAATTTGGAAAGGGCAACTCTATGGATGAGGTCAAACAGTTGGTAGAAAAGTTCGAGAAGTTGGAAGGCCGGCGTCCGCGTATCATGGTAGCAAAGCTCGGCCAAGACGGACACGACCGCGGCGCGAAGGTTGTATCGACAGCGTATGCAGATCTTGGATTCGACGTCGACATTGGGCCGCTTTTCCAAACTCCGGAAGAAGCTGCACGTCAAGCGGTGGAGAACGACGTTCACGTGCTCGCGATGAGTTCCTTGGCCGCGGGGCACAAGACCTTGTTGCCCATGTTGGTGAAAGCTCTCAAGGCTCATGGCCGCGAAGACATTCTGGTCGTTTGTGGCGGAGTTATCCCTGCTCAGGACTACGACTACCTCTATGAGAACGGCGCGAGCGCCATCTTTGGGCCTGGCACGATTATCCCAGAGTCGGCCAAGAAGATTCTCGAAGCTCTTGTCGAGACCTTCGAAGAGGCAGTATGA
- a CDS encoding helix-turn-helix domain-containing protein → MPHHDLQWILEHGKLRLTTPPVLYHCEPIWSWNVDSLPEHALLLILEGRGQLIVNGAASDLRQGICYFLKPGSKVAAQQNPSYPLFLFLARFDILDTNGKLAALPPGERPFHSVFIRKVRSLETLAELVVSHRTNDPLFQDAINMLIRLLVEEAARHAGDFDSNACEALHAIENDLARKWTVAALAKEAQMPRGAFARSFRRMMNEPPIHYVIRRRMEEAKRQIQQSSLSIEEIAINLGYSDLSFFRKLFLERIGYPVESIRENREF, encoded by the coding sequence ATGCCCCACCACGACCTCCAGTGGATCCTCGAACACGGAAAGCTCAGGCTGACCACACCGCCCGTTCTCTACCACTGCGAGCCCATCTGGAGCTGGAACGTCGATTCCCTTCCCGAGCACGCCCTCCTTCTTATCCTAGAAGGCCGCGGACAGCTCATCGTCAACGGCGCCGCTTCCGATCTCCGCCAAGGCATTTGCTATTTCCTGAAACCAGGATCCAAAGTCGCGGCCCAGCAAAACCCTTCCTATCCGCTCTTCCTCTTTCTCGCTCGCTTTGACATTCTGGATACAAACGGAAAGCTCGCCGCCCTCCCTCCAGGCGAGCGGCCCTTCCACAGCGTATTCATCCGTAAAGTACGCAGCCTAGAAACCTTGGCGGAATTGGTCGTCAGCCATCGGACTAACGACCCGCTCTTCCAGGATGCCATCAACATGCTCATCCGCCTCTTGGTGGAAGAGGCCGCCCGTCACGCTGGCGACTTCGACTCGAACGCTTGCGAAGCGCTTCACGCCATCGAGAACGATCTCGCACGCAAATGGACCGTTGCCGCACTCGCCAAAGAAGCCCAAATGCCTCGAGGAGCCTTCGCTCGCTCCTTCCGCCGCATGATGAACGAGCCGCCCATTCACTACGTCATCCGCCGCCGCATGGAAGAGGCCAAACGGCAGATCCAGCAGTCCTCCCTCTCCATCGAAGAAATCGCCATCAACCTCGGCTACAGCGATCTGAGCTTTTTTAGGAAACTGTTCCTCGAGCGAATCGGTTATCCCGTTGAATCGATCCGCGAAAACCGTGAATTTTAA
- the mce gene encoding methylmalonyl-CoA epimerase yields MIQQIDHIGIAVKDLEKASRYYEESLGLELHGTEVVASQKVKTAFFAAGDVHIELLEATDADSPIAKFIEKKGEGIHHIAFRTDNIGGQLDKAKDSGCALIHEVPIEGAGEKLVAFLHPKSTFGVLTEFCMSKQS; encoded by the coding sequence ATGATTCAGCAAATCGACCATATCGGAATCGCGGTGAAGGACCTGGAAAAGGCCTCCCGCTACTACGAAGAATCGCTCGGCCTCGAGCTCCACGGCACCGAAGTCGTCGCGTCCCAGAAGGTGAAAACCGCCTTTTTTGCGGCGGGGGACGTGCACATTGAGCTTCTGGAAGCAACCGATGCGGATAGTCCCATCGCCAAGTTCATAGAAAAGAAGGGTGAAGGGATCCACCACATCGCCTTCCGTACCGACAACATTGGCGGACAGCTCGACAAGGCCAAGGACAGCGGCTGCGCACTCATACACGAAGTGCCCATCGAGGGCGCGGGCGAAAAGCTAGTCGCCTTCCTCCACCCGAAATCGACTTTCGGCGTTCTCACCGAGTTTTGCATGAGCAAGCAGAGCTAA